The following proteins are co-located in the Palaemon carinicauda isolate YSFRI2023 chromosome 3, ASM3689809v2, whole genome shotgun sequence genome:
- the LOC137633455 gene encoding uncharacterized protein, with protein sequence MEKAYERAPRQKLWRCVRETGVPEKYTWAIKKTEEKKLDVAEMRMLKWIYGVTRRDTIRNEVIGGTTRIRELSGMIQESRLRWYGHVMRRDEQYIGRRVMQMIYRERYGEGDQSEGGWIVSRMTFDQRD encoded by the exons atggagaaggcatacgaacGAGCACCACGTCAGAAGCTGTGGAGATGTGTAAGAGAAacgggagtccctgagaaatac acgtgggcaataaagaagacagaagagaagaaactggatgtggcagagatgagaatgttgaaatggatatatggggtgacaagaagagacacgatacggaatgaggtaattgggGGTACCACAAGAATTAGAGAACTATCAGGtatgatccaagaaagtagactgaggtggtatggtcatgtcatgagaagagatgaacagtatattgggaggagagtgatgcaaATGATATACAGAGAACGATacggagagggagaccaaagcgaaggtggatggattgtatcaaggatgaccttcgatcaaagggattaa